Proteins from a single region of Thermotoga maritima MSB8:
- the purF gene encoding amidophosphoribosyltransferase, with protein sequence MCGIAGVWNVKDAFSVLHDVLLGLQHRGQESVGVVVDGFKTIKGKGLVDTVLTEDRWEDAEKGIGHVRYSTAGSLEDIQPIVAFTRKGRLAIAHNGNIPNGEKWIEMLKEKGAVFQSSLDSEVFLHLISMSEGDLKESIVKALKKVPLAYSLLILHEEFLAAARDPYGVRPLFYGKYGDGIVVASEDAALKAIGVEDIEEVPSGTVVFFSNKGTETVRFSKKEKRFCSFEFIYFARPDSHFLDQSVHIARYRMGEELYRENPIEADVVVPVLDSGLSGAMGFSSASGIPLDIGLMRNRYVGRSFIMPVDREKIVKKKLVPIEDVVSGKRVVVIDDSIVRGTTMGIIVKILREAGAKEVHVGIHSPPVRFPCFYGIDTARKKELVAGERAVEEVKKIVNADSLFYLSLEGLKRAIGRSELCVACFSGEYLHE encoded by the coding sequence ATGTGCGGAATCGCAGGAGTCTGGAATGTGAAAGATGCCTTTTCTGTCCTTCACGACGTGCTTCTCGGTCTTCAGCATAGAGGACAGGAAAGTGTGGGTGTTGTGGTAGACGGGTTCAAAACGATAAAAGGAAAAGGACTCGTAGACACCGTTCTCACCGAAGACAGGTGGGAAGACGCTGAAAAGGGTATTGGACACGTAAGGTACTCCACGGCAGGATCGCTCGAGGACATTCAGCCAATCGTGGCGTTCACGAGAAAGGGAAGGCTCGCGATCGCTCACAACGGAAACATACCCAACGGCGAAAAGTGGATAGAGATGCTCAAAGAAAAAGGAGCGGTTTTCCAGAGCTCGCTCGACTCGGAGGTCTTCCTTCATCTCATCTCGATGTCTGAAGGTGACCTGAAAGAGTCCATAGTGAAAGCGCTGAAGAAAGTCCCTCTTGCCTACTCACTTCTCATTCTACACGAAGAATTCCTCGCTGCGGCGAGAGACCCATACGGCGTCCGTCCCCTGTTCTATGGAAAATACGGTGATGGAATCGTTGTGGCATCGGAAGACGCAGCGCTGAAAGCGATAGGTGTGGAAGACATAGAAGAAGTTCCCTCTGGAACGGTCGTGTTCTTCTCGAACAAAGGCACAGAAACGGTGAGGTTCTCCAAAAAAGAAAAGCGGTTCTGCTCCTTCGAATTCATCTATTTCGCGAGGCCGGACAGTCACTTTCTCGATCAGAGTGTACACATAGCCCGTTACAGAATGGGTGAAGAACTCTACAGAGAAAACCCGATAGAAGCGGACGTGGTCGTTCCGGTGCTGGACTCCGGACTTTCCGGAGCGATGGGATTTTCTTCGGCTTCGGGTATACCTCTCGACATCGGTCTCATGAGGAACAGATATGTGGGAAGAAGTTTCATCATGCCGGTGGACAGGGAAAAGATCGTCAAGAAAAAACTCGTCCCCATAGAAGACGTTGTGAGTGGAAAGAGGGTTGTTGTAATCGATGATTCGATCGTCAGAGGAACAACCATGGGCATCATCGTGAAGATATTGAGAGAGGCGGGTGCGAAGGAAGTACACGTTGGCATACACTCTCCACCTGTACGTTTTCCCTGTTTCTACGGAATAGATACCGCCAGAAAGAAAGAGCTCGTCGCGGGAGAACGTGCCGTGGAAGAAGTGAAAAAAATAGTCAACGCAGACTCTCTCTTTTACCTTTCACTCGAAGGGTTGAAAAGAGCCATCGGGAGGAGTGAACTGTGTGTAGCGTGCTTCAGCGGAGAGTACCTCCACGAATAG
- the purD gene encoding phosphoribosylamine--glycine ligase, translating into MRVHILGSGGREHAIGWAFAKQGYEVHFYPGNAGTKRDGTNHPYEGEKTLKAIPEEDIVIPGSEEFLVEGVSNWRSNVFGPVKEVARLEGSKVYAKRFMKKYGIRTARFEVAETPEELREKIKKFSPPYVIKADGLARGKGVLILDSKEETIEKGSKLIIGELIKGVKGPVVIDEFLAGNELSAMAVVNGRNFVILPFVRDYKRLMDGDRGPNTGGMGSWGPVEIPSDTIKKIEELFDKTLWGVEKEGYAYRGFLYLGLMLHDGDPYILEYNVRLGDPETEVIVTLNPEGFVNAVLEGYRGGKMEPVEPRGFAVDVVLAARGYPDAPEKGKEITLPEEGLIFFAGVAEKDGKLVTNGGRVLHCMGTGETKEEARRKAYELAEKVHFEGKTYRRDIAL; encoded by the coding sequence GTGAGGGTACACATACTCGGTTCTGGAGGAAGGGAACACGCGATAGGATGGGCTTTCGCAAAGCAGGGGTACGAAGTCCACTTCTATCCGGGAAACGCCGGAACGAAGAGAGATGGAACGAACCATCCCTATGAAGGGGAAAAAACCTTGAAAGCCATTCCCGAAGAAGACATCGTGATACCGGGATCCGAGGAATTCCTGGTAGAAGGGGTCTCGAACTGGAGATCCAACGTCTTTGGCCCGGTGAAAGAGGTCGCAAGGCTCGAAGGATCCAAGGTCTATGCCAAAAGGTTCATGAAGAAGTACGGTATAAGAACCGCTCGTTTCGAAGTGGCAGAAACTCCAGAGGAATTGAGAGAGAAGATAAAAAAATTCTCTCCTCCTTACGTGATAAAGGCGGACGGGCTCGCTCGAGGAAAGGGTGTTCTGATCCTCGACTCTAAGGAAGAAACCATCGAAAAGGGATCGAAACTCATCATCGGAGAGCTCATAAAAGGTGTGAAAGGCCCTGTTGTGATAGATGAATTTCTCGCCGGGAACGAGCTTTCCGCCATGGCGGTTGTGAATGGAAGAAATTTCGTGATCCTTCCCTTCGTCAGAGATTACAAGAGACTGATGGACGGTGACAGGGGACCGAACACGGGAGGTATGGGCTCCTGGGGGCCTGTAGAAATCCCTTCCGATACGATCAAAAAGATCGAAGAGCTCTTCGATAAGACTCTGTGGGGAGTGGAGAAAGAAGGCTACGCGTACCGGGGGTTCCTCTACTTGGGTCTCATGCTCCACGATGGTGATCCCTACATACTCGAGTACAATGTGAGACTGGGCGATCCAGAAACAGAAGTGATAGTGACGTTGAATCCCGAAGGATTTGTCAACGCGGTTCTCGAGGGATACCGCGGTGGTAAAATGGAGCCGGTGGAACCGCGTGGATTCGCCGTGGACGTGGTTCTCGCAGCGAGGGGCTATCCCGACGCTCCCGAAAAGGGCAAAGAGATCACCCTTCCCGAAGAAGGTCTCATATTCTTCGCGGGAGTCGCGGAGAAAGATGGAAAACTCGTAACCAATGGCGGTCGTGTTCTTCACTGTATGGGAACAGGAGAAACGAAAGAAGAGGCACGAAGAAAGGCTTACGAACTCGCGGAAAAGGTCCACTTCGAAGGTAAGACCTACAGGAGGGATATCGCTCTATGA
- a CDS encoding bifunctional phosphoribosylaminoimidazolecarboxamide formyltransferase/inosine monophosphate cyclohydrolase, whose amino-acid sequence MKRILVSLYEKEKYLDILRELHEKGWEIWASSGTAKFLKSNGIEANDVSTITGFENLLGGLVKTLHPEIFAGILGPEPRWDVVFVDLYPPPDIDIGGVALLRAAAKNWKKVKPAFDMETLKLAIEIDDEETRKYLAGMTFAFTSVYDSIRANQFVEGISLAFKREDLQLRYGENPHEKAFVYGKPAFEILHEGKTISFNNILDAENAWFMAKNLPRMGAVVVKHQSPCGAAIGEDKVEIVKKAIEADDESSFGGILAVNFEMDEEVAKSLKKYLEVIVAPSFTQEAIEVLSKKKVRLLKPGDYASWAGKMAFGSLVLSERKYPEGNFELVVGEPLSEKELEDLEFAYRVVEGAKSNAVLIAKDGVTVGIGSGQPSRKRAAWIATVMAGEKAKGAVAASDAFFPFPDSLEILAQAGVKAVVAPLGSIRDEEVIEKARELGITFYKAPSRVFRH is encoded by the coding sequence TTGAAGAGGATATTGGTTAGTCTCTACGAGAAAGAAAAATATCTGGATATTCTGAGAGAACTCCACGAAAAAGGCTGGGAGATCTGGGCGAGCTCCGGCACCGCCAAGTTTTTGAAATCAAACGGAATAGAAGCAAACGACGTGAGCACCATAACGGGTTTCGAGAATCTCCTCGGAGGGCTCGTGAAGACCCTCCACCCGGAGATATTCGCCGGCATCCTCGGACCGGAACCCAGATGGGATGTGGTCTTTGTGGACCTATATCCACCCCCAGACATCGACATAGGAGGAGTCGCTCTTCTTCGAGCAGCTGCCAAAAACTGGAAAAAGGTGAAACCCGCTTTCGACATGGAAACACTCAAACTCGCGATTGAGATAGACGACGAAGAGACGAGAAAGTACCTCGCTGGAATGACCTTTGCGTTCACCAGTGTGTACGATTCGATAAGGGCCAACCAGTTTGTCGAGGGTATTTCTCTCGCCTTCAAGAGGGAAGATCTTCAGCTGAGGTACGGAGAGAACCCTCACGAAAAAGCGTTTGTGTATGGAAAACCAGCTTTTGAGATTCTGCACGAAGGAAAGACAATCTCATTCAACAACATCTTAGACGCGGAAAACGCGTGGTTCATGGCGAAGAACCTGCCGAGGATGGGTGCGGTTGTGGTGAAACACCAATCTCCCTGTGGTGCTGCGATAGGAGAAGACAAAGTGGAAATCGTGAAGAAGGCCATCGAGGCGGACGACGAATCCAGTTTTGGAGGGATCCTGGCCGTGAACTTCGAAATGGACGAAGAAGTTGCGAAGTCATTGAAAAAGTACCTCGAGGTGATCGTGGCACCTTCCTTCACACAGGAAGCGATCGAGGTTCTCTCTAAGAAAAAAGTGCGTCTCTTGAAGCCTGGGGATTACGCTTCGTGGGCTGGAAAGATGGCATTCGGTTCTCTCGTCCTGAGTGAAAGAAAGTACCCCGAAGGGAATTTTGAACTGGTAGTTGGAGAGCCTCTCTCGGAAAAAGAGCTTGAGGATCTGGAATTCGCTTACCGTGTTGTGGAAGGAGCGAAATCCAACGCTGTTCTCATAGCAAAAGACGGTGTAACTGTGGGAATAGGGAGCGGGCAGCCTTCGAGAAAGAGAGCTGCCTGGATCGCCACCGTGATGGCAGGAGAAAAAGCGAAGGGAGCGGTTGCGGCTTCCGATGCGTTCTTCCCGTTCCCGGACTCGCTCGAAATACTCGCTCAGGCTGGTGTGAAAGCGGTGGTCGCTCCTCTCGGATCCATAAGAGACGAAGAAGTGATCGAAAAAGCCAGAGAACTTGGAATCACGTTCTACAAAGCTCCGAGCAGGGTTTTCAGGCACTGA
- the purN gene encoding phosphoribosylglycinamide formyltransferase, with protein MCSVLQRRVPPRIVVLASGNGSNFEAIVNAARSGELSAEIQMLLVDRNCYAIERAKKLQIPWERLEKPWAESLKKRLEELNPDLVVLAGFMRILPAEIVERWKWKIVNIHPSLLPAFPGTHAIEKAYEYGVKVTGITIHFVDEGVDTGPIIFQKAVEIKKDWSLERLEEEIHKIEHRYYPLVIQKVLEGKWKIEGRRVILEEDIG; from the coding sequence GTGTGTAGCGTGCTTCAGCGGAGAGTACCTCCACGAATAGTCGTTCTCGCTTCGGGAAACGGAAGCAATTTCGAAGCGATCGTGAACGCAGCGCGAAGCGGTGAATTGAGTGCGGAAATCCAGATGCTCCTTGTGGACAGAAACTGCTACGCAATAGAGCGAGCGAAAAAACTGCAGATCCCCTGGGAAAGGCTCGAGAAACCCTGGGCAGAGTCTCTGAAAAAAAGACTCGAAGAGTTGAATCCCGACCTCGTGGTCCTCGCCGGTTTCATGAGGATTCTTCCGGCGGAGATCGTCGAAAGGTGGAAGTGGAAGATCGTCAACATCCACCCTTCGCTTCTTCCCGCGTTCCCCGGGACCCACGCCATCGAGAAGGCCTACGAATACGGTGTGAAGGTCACAGGAATCACCATCCACTTCGTTGATGAGGGAGTCGACACCGGTCCCATCATCTTTCAGAAAGCAGTTGAAATAAAGAAAGACTGGTCTCTCGAAAGACTGGAAGAAGAGATCCATAAGATAGAACATCGGTATTATCCGCTCGTCATTCAAAAGGTACTGGAAGGAAAATGGAAGATCGAAGGAAGGAGGGTTATCCTTGAAGAGGATATTGGTTAG
- the purL gene encoding phosphoribosylformylglycinamidine synthase subunit PurL has translation MKLRYLNILKEKLGREPTFVELQAFSVMWSEHCGYSHTKKYIRRLPKTGFEGNAGVVNLDDYYSVAFKIESHNHPSAIEPYNGAATGVGGIIRDVLAMGARPTAIFDSLHMSRIIDGIIEGIADYGNSIGVPTVGGELRISSLYAHNPLVNVLAAGVVRNDMLVDSKASRPGQVIVIFGGATGRDGIHGASFASEDLTGDKATKLSIQVGDPFAEKMLIEAFLEMVEEGLVEGAQDLGAGGVLSATSELVAKGNLGAIVHLDRVPLREPDMEPWEILISESQERMAVVTSPQKASRILEIARKHLLFGDVVAEVIEEPVYRVMYRNDLVMEVPVQLLANAPEEDIVEYTPGKIPEFKRVEFEEVNAREVFEQYDHMVGTDTVVPPGFGAAVMRIKRDGGYSLVTHSRADLALQDTYWGTLIAVLESVRKTLSVGAEPLAITNCVNYGDPDVDPVGLSAMMTALKNACEFSGVPVASGNASLYNTYQGKPIPPTLVVGMLGKVNPQKVAKPKPSKVFAVGWNDFELEREKELWRAIRKLSEEGAFILSSSQLLTRTHVETFREYGLKIEVKLPEVRPAHQMVLVFSERTPVVDVPVKEIGTLSR, from the coding sequence ATGAAGTTGAGATATCTGAACATTCTCAAGGAGAAGCTTGGAAGAGAACCCACCTTCGTCGAGCTTCAGGCTTTTTCAGTCATGTGGAGCGAACACTGTGGATACTCCCACACGAAGAAATACATAAGAAGATTACCGAAAACGGGTTTTGAGGGAAACGCGGGTGTGGTGAACCTGGATGATTACTATTCCGTTGCTTTCAAGATAGAGAGCCACAATCACCCGAGTGCGATAGAACCTTACAACGGTGCAGCAACGGGTGTCGGTGGAATCATCAGAGACGTCCTCGCGATGGGAGCCCGCCCAACGGCCATATTCGATTCACTCCACATGTCCCGAATCATAGACGGTATCATAGAGGGAATAGCCGATTACGGTAATTCCATAGGCGTTCCAACGGTCGGTGGAGAACTCAGGATCTCCTCACTATACGCGCACAACCCCCTCGTGAACGTGCTCGCAGCGGGTGTTGTGAGAAACGACATGCTGGTCGATTCGAAAGCATCGAGACCGGGACAGGTCATAGTGATCTTCGGAGGAGCCACAGGAAGGGACGGAATCCACGGGGCGTCTTTCGCTTCGGAGGATCTCACGGGTGATAAGGCAACCAAGCTTTCAATTCAGGTTGGTGACCCGTTCGCTGAAAAGATGCTCATAGAAGCGTTCCTGGAGATGGTGGAAGAGGGACTCGTGGAAGGAGCTCAGGATCTGGGAGCGGGCGGTGTGCTGTCCGCAACTTCGGAACTCGTAGCGAAGGGGAATCTCGGAGCGATCGTTCATCTGGACCGTGTTCCCCTGAGAGAACCGGATATGGAGCCCTGGGAAATCCTCATAAGCGAAAGCCAAGAAAGAATGGCGGTCGTCACATCACCTCAGAAGGCGAGCCGCATTCTGGAAATAGCCAGGAAGCACCTTCTTTTCGGCGATGTCGTTGCCGAAGTGATAGAAGAACCAGTTTACAGGGTGATGTACAGAAACGATCTCGTCATGGAAGTTCCCGTCCAGCTCCTCGCAAACGCCCCAGAAGAGGACATAGTCGAATACACACCCGGAAAGATCCCAGAGTTCAAAAGGGTGGAATTCGAAGAGGTGAACGCGAGGGAAGTCTTCGAGCAGTACGATCACATGGTCGGAACGGATACCGTGGTTCCACCCGGATTCGGCGCGGCCGTGATGAGAATAAAGAGAGACGGGGGGTACTCCCTCGTCACACACAGCAGGGCGGATCTGGCTCTTCAGGATACCTACTGGGGAACCCTCATAGCCGTGCTCGAGAGTGTGAGAAAGACGCTCAGCGTTGGTGCGGAACCCCTCGCTATAACGAACTGCGTGAACTACGGGGATCCCGATGTTGATCCGGTGGGACTTTCGGCCATGATGACCGCTCTCAAGAACGCTTGCGAATTCTCCGGTGTTCCCGTTGCATCGGGAAACGCTTCTCTCTACAACACGTACCAGGGAAAACCCATTCCACCCACCCTGGTTGTGGGAATGTTGGGGAAGGTGAACCCGCAGAAAGTGGCAAAACCGAAGCCTTCGAAGGTGTTCGCGGTGGGATGGAACGACTTCGAACTCGAAAGGGAAAAAGAACTCTGGAGAGCCATAAGAAAACTCTCAGAAGAAGGTGCTTTCATCCTCTCTTCGTCACAGCTTCTGACGAGAACTCACGTGGAGACTTTCAGAGAGTACGGCTTGAAGATCGAAGTGAAACTGCCAGAAGTGAGGCCGGCGCATCAGATGGTGCTCGTCTTCTCTGAGAGAACTCCCGTAGTCGATGTTCCTGTGAAGGAGATCGGAACGCTCTCGAGGTGA